The following coding sequences lie in one Halorussus vallis genomic window:
- a CDS encoding RNA-guided endonuclease InsQ/TnpB family protein: MAEVRRTVVVKLDMDDSDATLLHETVEEYLWACNYVVQDAWKDDYKPTSKTKLHDRTYSDVREQTRLQANLVQSARNRAAEAIKGVVAQWQNGKKASQPHFTTPSVRYDKRSATFHDDRVSLSTVNGRIEAEYVLPPEGDNPHTKYLRDDDYEVTGATLQYRDATDTFFLHIGTKADVESEMPDKSEGDAENSTVLGVDLGIEQIAVTSTGMFWSGDYLNHRRREYERVRGDLQRTGTESAHRTIERMGNRETRWVEDYLHRISKAIVQEAVAHGCDQIAFEELTDIRDRMPGAKKFHAWAFRRLYDYTAYKAEAEGIEATQVDPAYTSKRCSKCGTTLDENRPSQAKFCCQKCDYEVNADYNAAKNIGFRLLRAGQKSPHGGATRHLALKSGTLNVNGGYSPANQ, translated from the coding sequence ATGGCGGAAGTTCGTCGCACGGTCGTCGTCAAACTCGATATGGACGACAGCGACGCAACTCTCCTCCACGAAACCGTCGAGGAGTACCTGTGGGCCTGCAACTACGTCGTCCAAGACGCATGGAAAGACGACTACAAGCCCACCTCGAAAACGAAACTCCACGACCGGACGTACTCCGACGTGCGCGAACAGACGCGCCTACAGGCAAACCTCGTTCAATCCGCACGCAACCGGGCCGCCGAAGCCATCAAGGGCGTCGTCGCCCAGTGGCAGAACGGCAAGAAGGCGTCGCAACCGCACTTCACGACGCCATCCGTCAGGTACGACAAACGGAGTGCGACATTCCACGACGACCGCGTATCTCTCTCCACGGTGAACGGACGTATCGAAGCCGAATACGTCCTCCCACCGGAGGGGGACAACCCGCACACCAAGTACCTCCGCGACGACGATTACGAGGTGACGGGTGCGACGCTTCAGTACCGCGACGCGACGGACACCTTTTTCCTCCACATCGGAACGAAGGCCGATGTGGAGTCTGAGATGCCGGACAAATCAGAAGGCGACGCCGAGAACAGTACAGTCCTCGGCGTGGACCTCGGTATCGAACAAATTGCCGTCACGTCAACCGGGATGTTCTGGAGCGGCGACTACCTCAACCACCGTCGCCGGGAGTACGAGCGCGTGCGTGGCGACCTTCAACGGACAGGCACGGAGTCAGCCCATCGAACCATCGAACGGATGGGCAACCGGGAGACGCGGTGGGTCGAAGATTACCTACACCGAATCTCGAAAGCAATCGTCCAAGAAGCCGTCGCGCACGGGTGCGACCAGATAGCGTTCGAGGAGTTGACGGACATCCGCGACCGTATGCCAGGTGCGAAAAAGTTCCATGCGTGGGCGTTCCGCCGCTTGTACGATTACACGGCGTACAAGGCTGAAGCGGAGGGTATCGAAGCCACTCAGGTAGATCCGGCGTACACGTCCAAGCGTTGCTCGAAGTGCGGGACGACGCTGGACGAGAATCGTCCGTCTCAAGCGAAGTTCTGTTGTCAGAAGTGTGATTACGAGGTCAACGCGGATTACAACGCGGCGAAGAACATCGGCTTTCGGCTACTCCGTGCAGGGCAAAAGTCTCCGCATGGAGGGGCGACACGTCACCTCGCCCTAAAGTCGGGAACGCTGAACGTGAATGGCGGCTACTCGCCTGCCAACCAATAG
- a CDS encoding asparagine synthase-related protein, with protein sequence MRGILVGGAGAVERRHLTEFAPEPWYETTTLSSAAFAAAHVHHGERAPETHRVIETGTTRYLRHGVVRRSPYEDESELAAALLDDPGTVLPELDGTFLLCAFDDEDIVVATDRLASKRLYVSRDPFVAGSSLAALARHRTDPEIDPATVGDLLTFGFAWNDRTLVKGVDAAPIASYVRASDAGPRRYASFVSGPSGASDERGSDGFVDDVAADYRSAMRESVECVGDDARLGTWLSGGFDSRVAVKELRDAAGDVRTFTYDGNPADGTNVEPAAALADALGVRHEVCEFTPDGLAANLDRAALLTDGMNTWRNFHGIDYVFDRLADEVDVMVDVSGQGELFGDDVFVETLDRESESALADALYEDFAAFDAGEVLTTSYSGRRTTEAAVSRAAGDGVYATGSDVVYANYFRNHYRGDLVGSQVGVRAPLTNAALLERAGNLPRRYRQRYFRLTGGIVPLPVSPLKLELVRSMGSSVDSVKYERTNLRPKWPQPVQLLGAAYVKLRHGRYGTYSEWYRSEPALRRAVDDRLATVTELPFVDERAVADLRRRVLDGDDDALHPLGILSTMESWRRQVL encoded by the coding sequence ATGCGCGGAATACTGGTCGGCGGCGCCGGCGCGGTCGAGCGGCGCCACCTCACCGAGTTCGCCCCCGAACCGTGGTACGAGACGACGACGCTCTCGTCGGCGGCGTTCGCCGCCGCGCACGTCCACCACGGCGAACGCGCGCCCGAAACCCATCGAGTTATCGAGACGGGGACAACCCGGTACCTCCGCCACGGCGTCGTCCGCCGGTCGCCCTACGAAGACGAGTCGGAACTCGCGGCGGCCTTGCTCGACGACCCGGGCACCGTCCTTCCCGAACTCGACGGAACCTTCCTCCTCTGTGCGTTCGACGACGAGGACATCGTCGTCGCGACCGACCGACTCGCGTCGAAGCGACTCTACGTGTCGCGCGACCCCTTCGTGGCCGGGTCGTCGCTCGCGGCGCTCGCTCGCCACCGGACCGACCCCGAAATCGACCCCGCGACCGTCGGCGACCTGCTGACGTTCGGCTTCGCGTGGAACGACCGCACGCTCGTGAAGGGCGTCGACGCGGCGCCGATCGCGAGCTACGTGCGAGCGTCCGACGCCGGACCGCGGCGCTACGCGTCGTTCGTCTCCGGCCCGTCCGGCGCCTCCGACGAGCGCGGCTCGGACGGCTTCGTCGACGACGTCGCCGCCGACTACCGAAGCGCGATGCGTGAGAGCGTCGAGTGCGTCGGCGACGACGCTCGGCTCGGAACGTGGCTCTCGGGCGGTTTCGACAGTCGCGTCGCCGTCAAGGAGCTTCGCGACGCCGCGGGCGACGTGCGGACGTTCACCTACGACGGCAACCCGGCGGACGGCACCAACGTCGAACCGGCGGCCGCGCTCGCCGACGCGCTCGGCGTCCGCCACGAGGTTTGCGAGTTCACGCCGGACGGCCTCGCGGCGAACCTCGACAGGGCGGCGCTGCTGACCGACGGGATGAACACCTGGCGCAACTTCCACGGCATCGACTACGTCTTCGACCGCCTGGCGGACGAGGTCGACGTGATGGTGGACGTCTCCGGGCAGGGCGAACTGTTCGGCGACGACGTGTTCGTCGAGACGCTCGACCGCGAGAGCGAGTCCGCGCTCGCCGACGCCCTGTACGAGGACTTCGCGGCGTTCGACGCCGGTGAGGTGCTCACGACCTCGTACTCCGGCCGACGGACGACCGAAGCGGCGGTTTCGCGGGCGGCGGGCGACGGCGTCTACGCAACCGGGTCCGACGTCGTCTACGCCAACTACTTCCGAAACCACTACCGCGGCGACCTCGTCGGCTCTCAGGTCGGCGTCCGCGCGCCGCTGACGAACGCCGCGCTCCTCGAACGCGCGGGGAACCTTCCCCGGCGGTACCGCCAGCGCTACTTCCGACTGACCGGCGGAATCGTTCCGCTCCCGGTTTCGCCGCTGAAACTCGAACTGGTCCGGTCGATGGGGTCGTCGGTCGACTCGGTGAAGTACGAGCGGACGAACCTGCGGCCGAAGTGGCCCCAACCCGTGCAGTTGCTCGGGGCGGCGTACGTCAAACTCCGCCACGGCCGGTACGGAACCTACTCCGAGTGGTATCGCTCGGAACCGGCGCTCCGGCGCGCCGTCGACGACAGGTTGGCGACCGTCACCGAGCTACCGTTCGTCGACGAGCGAGCGGTGGCGGACCTCCGTCGGCGAGTGCTCGACGGCGACGACGATGCGCTCCACCCGCTCGGCATCCTCTCGACGATGGAGAGCTGGCGTCGGCAG